The Ipomoea triloba cultivar NCNSP0323 chromosome 4, ASM357664v1 DNA segment ctgATTCATGCGGGATGGATTCGGGTGGATATCCGAGAGGAAAATTGAAATTGCTATCAATCCCTATTTTTTTCATTGCAAAACTTTCACCTTCTATGGAAACTGGGAACCATTGTCTTCTTCCTGTCCTTCATTGTAGACAAAGTCCATCATTACCTCATTACCTGCTTCAATAACTACTCAGTGCTCACTCCACTTGCCTGCCCTTCAAGTTGCATCCATCTTGACCAGATTTTTACCAATGTGAATTTCATTAATGAACATTCAAAAGGTGGTTAGTTATCTCTGTTGCAACCATTTGTTTTGAACAGTGTGCTGTGAGTTCTCTGTTGCAGCCATTTGCTTTGAACAGTGTGATTCACAGCCCTTTACATCAAACACTGATTCTTTTACATGCATTATCTTGAGGATTGGAGGACAAAATGCCCTTGGAGGCTTCCTGGCTGGATTACTTGTTAATTTCCTTTTGTCCTTTTAGCTATGTCCTGAAATGAAGAAAGGCTGTGGGCCTTTCTTTAGGGTACAGCTATAAGGTTATTTTTTGTCAGACTGTAGGCAAATGTTTTCTATCAGAACAAGATGTATGTTGAAAGCTTGATGTAGATCAATGGATTTGAAGTGTTGTAGACCATTCTCTCCTAAGTTTGATTTTCATTAGATGTTATTTTTGCAAACAGTGGAAGGCCCAACAAGCAGAAAAGCATCAGTTCAGAGATATCTTGAGAAGCGAAAAGACAGGTATTCCTAACTATTCTGTGTTTGGAAATAGACAAAAAAtgcatttcttttttctttgtacTTCTTTTCTAGCCTCTCACATCTCTGTTAGGTGAAGGTTCAAGAGCAAGAGTAAGGTAGAAACCACTTCAACGTCTAGCTTAGACATCTACTTGAACCATCAAATGGGAAGTCATACCTCCAATTAGCACTCAAGTAAGGCAATGCTTTCAATTCTCCTAAATTAGGCTTTCTTCTGTTCTTTCAATAGAATTGTATGCTAGAAAATGCAAATCTTTCTACTGAATTTAATGACAAAGGGGTATAATTTCTCCTTTAGCAGACCACCTGTTTTATCCCCCACAATATGCAAAATTTTGTACTCGTGTCTTTTAAAGGTAGTAGCTCACCACATGTATAAGGACCTTATTATAATAAGGTATTGTTaccatgtaaatatatattcttaaatgTGCTTAGTAAAGATAGTTGTCCACAAATCCTATGGCAGGGCGGCATCTCATACTCTTTATATCTTTGCCCAACccattttttaaagttaatcaGGGATGATTTCTTGGCAGCCATTTTTCATGTCATTGAACTGCTAACCTCAGTAGAGATTCATGCTCGCTTCtgtttatttgaatatatagtGTAACAGTACTCACATAGTCACATTTCCCTGACACTGTACTCCACCCTACCCCCTCCAATGAAGAATTACTAGTGCTTGTAGTTTTAGACAATGGTCCTTAGCAGTAAATGActcaaaaaaattgattaacttATCATTTCTCTGTTGCTTTTCAGATGTTAAAGACTGAATGTCGAAAGGGACAGTACACTTTATGTATAGTGTCTTCATATTATGAAAGCTGCGGATTCAATTTCAGGTTGTAGCATGTAGGTGGTTGACTAAAATTGAGGAGCTACATTGATGTAAGAAATTTTCAAGTACATACTTGTCTTGAATTTGATATCTGTGCTAAGAATGTAGCTATTCTTCAACTACAAGAAAGGTTCTGAGCGAGCTGTTTACCAGCCATAAGCTCCTTCCCTGTAAAATGCCATTCTTTTTTGGGGTCAGAAGTAGCACTTCCCTCTTTCAATGGCAGTTGCCAGTCGGTCTCTGGTTACCAGTAATGTAATGAAGCTATGCTTATATTTTCTGCATGTGATGGTAATGATCTAGAAATTTTTTTGCCAATTCCAGTCTGCAATGATAACCCTATTCCTCTTAACCAGAGGAATAATTTATGGCTTTATTCTTCGAGTCCCAACTCCCATGTTGCACTGATCCAGTATAGTGCTGCTTATACATGTTTTAAGGCAAAATATACCGTGGTTGATGGTCCAAGCTGCAGTGGTAAACAAATCAAGACGGTTAATAGATTGTTCTCATTGAAAGTGTAATTTAGAATGTTGTGGTTATCAAGCCAATAATCTAACTAATTTGATTAGAATTGTTCCACGTTAGTCGTTACTATAATTTTTTGTTCACTACTCTTGCTATCATCAAATCGTTCTACTTCTCACTCAAAACTTTGGTAGTATAATTTACTTATCTTATATTTCATAGATTATTACATAAGAGCAATTTTTAATAGTGActacaaatataattttgataaaaaaaatcatgctaCCTTATTGTACACTTTTACAGGCATTctgaactttttatttttattttcctttttacatTAGCATTTCCCGAAGTGCAAAAACTATACTATAGAGTCAGAGAGTGGAGGTTACGGCCTGCACGGACAACTCAACTGGTTgcataatgtaaattattttttttaattcggaTCTACTTTATAAGATGAACTCGGATCCAAAATACActatttacatactgaatgttcacaaatgATATAttctgaatgttcacaatttaccacAAAATCAAAAATTCAGTCTCACCCGTGACAGTGTGATAAGAGTGGGGCTACGGTTAGGCCTACACTATATTGTCtatagggataagggtcaaatagccCCCTCTACTACTCAAGAAAGTGCAATTGGCACCCTGAACTCAAAAAACATTCAAATAGCCCCCTCAACTACTCAAAAAGTTCAATTAGCACCATGAACTCTAAAAACATTCAATTAACTACTCCAACtccataaaaaattcaatttccaGTTTCTGTATATGTTTTTATATGagtaacaattttaattttttttaaaaaaaataaattttaaacataattatttaaatttttttattttaaataattatttataaaaaaaatattttacatgtgtaaaaattttaatatacaaaaatgctaatataaaattaaaaatgcttaCCATTTAAGTTTAGTGGActaatttaatactaattaatttaagcatttttaaattaatgtaagcatttttaaaaatgtttgtaAATTTAATGCGAAAATTAGTACCAGATTGTAAGCATATATGTGTAAGAACATTCTACCAAAATTGGTTGTGGGAATGATTATagtcaaaataataattagttataaaaatttatattacatgtGTAAAATTTACTATtgaacattaaattaattagtattatagtAGTCCAATAAACTTAAATGTTAagcatttttaatttcatattagcatttttgtatattaaaaattttacacatatgtaaaataaatttttataaataattatttaaaataaaaaatatttaaataattatatttaaaatttattttttttaaaaattaaaattgttactCATATAAACATACAAAAACTAGAAATTGAATTGTTTGTAGAGTTGGAGTAGTTAATTGAATGTTTTTGAAGTTCATGGTGCTAATTGAACTTTTTGAGTAGTCGAGGTCGCTATTCGAATGTTTTTTGAGTTCAGGGTGCCAATTGAACTTTATTGAGTAGTAGAGGGGATATTTGACCCTTATCTCTTgtctatatattaatatcaatagTGATCTCGTTACTAGATATAAGTACAGATTTCGGACAATTTTATTTTCCCTCTCCTGTGAGGATCATTTCCCTTAAGTTCACTCCGAAATCAGGGATGTCGCCGGACGCCGTGCCGATCAAGCCGTTAGATTTAGCTCTAACCTATGTCTAggtttctctctcctctctctcgcTGCGTATTTATGTCGAttatacacacacgcacacacgtCTACGGTTCTATAATGGCTGATTCATGGTTTCCTGTTTAGATATAATTTCAACATTTTCGTTTTGAATTTGAATGCGCAACCGGCAACTCCATACTACTATGCTAATATTTACTCATTTACTGAATTCTCTGTGCTTGTATTGTTTGTTGAAAATGAATCCTGATAAAAAGGGACCGATAAGGAAGAAAACTACGGAGTTGTTTGTGTACTCGTAGTCTCGTATAGTCGTATATCATCACTATGGAAGTTTGAAGTTGTAGCAGTTTGGAATTCTGCAGGAACCTAATTTTGTGTGGAGTGAATAATGGACATATTTAAGATCATAGTTCTCGTAGGAGTGTTTTGCTCTGCTGCCTCGGGCTATGCTCACGATGTGTTTGCTTCCTGTATGAGAGCTTATGATGAAGGAGGTGCTCCAGCCTTTTTTAGATTGCCTGAATGCCCTCAATGGATTCTATTGGCTTCCCCTGAGAAGAAAGCACTCAAAGAAGGGAACTGCCAGTTTGCTACACTTCAGGGCCACAGGAAATACCAGGAAGACTGTGTTATTTGCTATCCTAATGTAACAATTCCGGTTTTAGGTGCATTTCTCTTAGCTGCTCTTCTCTAATGCTTGAATAATACTTGCTTAATCTGCATATGTCTCTGACTAGATTGTCTAGTTTGCATTGCTGAGGTTTGTCTCCTTTTGATGATGCTCAAGATGTCAGTGTTGCTGTGGGGGCAGTGTTTGATGGTCATGGGGGCAAGGAAGCAAGCAAGATGGCTTCAGAAAAGTTTTTGGATTACTTTTTCCTTCATGTTGTATTCAACACATACAAGAAATTGTTCCTCCATAAGAAAGATAATGAAGAAATAGATATCCGTAGCTTCACTCGTAAGAGGTTTGAACCAAAACTAGGAATCAGATCATTCATTAATTGCAATTCATCTCCATTATTAGCCCACAGAGTATACTTTCCTAACAAGAGTACAAGACCAACTTTAGTTTGATTTAGCAATTGAGTTGAATTTTCTATAAATCTtagttaaagttttaaaaaattcaaatgctTATACCCTCAAATATTTGAGATGTGTTAGGTTTTCTGAACTGGTTTTGCTGGTGCCTGCATGACTCAGCCTTTTTGAACCAagtatataaattgtttttGGAGTGAAAATTTGTTGTTTGGGTTGGGAATTGAGTTACTGCATGGCATTCTATAGCAGTTAAAGCTATTTTAACTCTTCTATTATCTTTGTAAAAATGTTTTCAAGTTTTAATTAGTTAAGTCTGCTTAAGTTTGATATTTTTGCAGTTATATTGAAGCAGTTCCTGTCATAGATGATGAATTACTGCGTGGCATCTTAGAGACAGCCCTGTTGCAAACAATCCAAGATATAGATTCAGAATTTTCTCAGGCATTTATCATTCtcttcatttctttatttttctttaaagctATCTCCTGTGATTTTTCAAGTTAGTATTTCTTCTCCAGGAAGCCATGAACCATGGCTATATTTCGGGATCAACAGCAACAGTTGTTGTTTGGGTGAACAGACAGATTTTAGTAGGATCCCTCGGTGATTCAAAAGCACTTCTATGTTCAAGAAGAAATCATCCCGATGCTGAAGGTATTATTTATACTCTTTTCCTGCCCTTTTCTGTTATTCCTGTTTGATTTCAGAAATGATTAGCAAACCAAATTGAATAATTGACCATAAAATCTGTATTCTCCTCAATTCTGTAACTCTTCACTATACTACTCTAATGCTGTTTCAGGTGAACTGGAGTCAAAACTTTATGCTAAGGAACTAACAAGGGATCACCATCCAGATAGAGAAGATGAAAAAGCTCGAATAGAAGCAGCTGGGGGAGTTATTCGTGTATGGGGTGTTCCTCGTGTCAATGGAATATTGGCTGTCACTCGATCTATTGGTGATATATACTTGAAAAGGTATTTTCCCTACTCCCAAGGCCTCTTCCTCGCGTTACTAATAGCTTATAAAGATTTTGTGTGGTGAAGcgtatgatataataattacatttacaatTGTGATTTTGATTATAGATTAATCAAATACTCCAAAAATagacttagggtgtgtttggttcgcacatgggaatcggaatcagtatgagtatcaaatacttgataagggtaatgggttttggtgaaagtattttgcatgtttggtagtagggtgtgTAAAATCAGATCATGGTGAAGAAAATTCTATATCTTTATTATTAGCTGattacatctatatatatacacatgaggAAGACAGAGCTCCCTTAAATCCTGCAGTATAATGCTGCACTACTTCCTTAATTTCTTCCACTAAGCCTAATACTGATAACACTACCTAATACTAGCATAAaggtataataattaaataccaCTAGCATAAAATAATTCTCAACAtcccccctcaagctggagcgtGAATGTTGAAagctccaagct contains these protein-coding regions:
- the LOC116017696 gene encoding probable protein phosphatase 2C 51, whose product is MDIFKIIVLVGVFCSAASGYAHDVFASCMRAYDEGGAPAFFRLPECPQWILLASPEKKALKEGNCQFATLQGHRKYQEDCVICYPNVTIPVLDVSVAVGAVFDGHGGKEASKMASEKFLDYFFLHVVFNTYKKLFLHKKDNEEIDIRSFTRKSYIEAVPVIDDELLRGILETALLQTIQDIDSEFSQEAMNHGYISGSTATVVVWVNRQILVGSLGDSKALLCSRRNHPDAEGELESKLYAKELTRDHHPDREDEKARIEAAGGVIRVWGVPRVNGILAVTRSIGDIYLKRYGVIAEPEINWRNLTSKDYYIVIGTDGIFETMAPQTVCNILQAQEKEIPNNSPLCSLSSLADCIVHKAFDEGSMDNLSVIVIPIKKNAAQ